A genome region from Candidatus Micrarchaeota archaeon includes the following:
- a CDS encoding 50S ribosomal protein L15e, with protein MGLYTYIRKTFIEEYKERSPEYKKRLMEWRREPTIVMVDKPTNIARARYLGYKAKEGYYIVRVKTRKGRRTRKKPRGGRKPKRNIKYIAPEKSYQAIAEEKAARKYRGLEVLNSYWVGEDGTHKYFEVIMIDPDNKSVTTPAKNRRGRAFRGLTSAGRKHRGLRHKGKVAKKPVR; from the coding sequence AATACAAAGAAAGGTCGCCTGAATACAAAAAGAGATTGATGGAATGGAGGAGGGAACCGACTATTGTAATGGTGGACAAACCTACAAACATCGCACGGGCGAGATATCTCGGTTACAAAGCAAAGGAAGGTTACTACATAGTAAGGGTTAAAACGAGAAAGGGTAGGAGAACAAGGAAGAAACCGAGAGGTGGTAGAAAACCGAAAAGGAATATCAAATACATTGCACCAGAAAAATCGTACCAGGCAATCGCCGAGGAGAAGGCAGCCAGGAAATACAGAGGTTTGGAGGTATTGAATTCCTATTGGGTAGGTGAGGACGGAACTCACAAATATTTTGAAGTGATAATGATAGATCCTGATAACAAAAGCGTTACCACACCTGCAAAGAACCGTCGCGGAAGGGCGTTCAGGGGACTGACGAGTGCTGGAAGAAAGCACAGAGGCCTCAGACACAAGGGCAAGGTTGCTAAAAAACCGGTAAGATAA